Proteins from one Mustela erminea isolate mMusErm1 chromosome 20, mMusErm1.Pri, whole genome shotgun sequence genomic window:
- the RHOT2 gene encoding mitochondrial Rho GTPase 2 isoform X2 yields the protein MKRDVRILLLGEAQVGKTSLILSLVGEEFPAEVPPRAEEITIPADVTPERVPTHIVDYSEAEQTPEELRDEIHKADVVCMVYDVSEEATIEKIRTKWIPLVNGETNKDSRVPIILAGNKSDLRPGGSMGAVLPVMNQFPEIETCVQCSAKNLRNVSELFYYAQKAVLHPTAPLYDPEAKQLRPACVRALTRIFRLSDQDLDQALSDEELNAFQKSCFGHPLAPQALEDVKTVVYKNVAGGVRDDRLTLDGFLFLNTLFIQRGRHETTWTILRRFGYGDTLVLTPDYLVPPLHVPPGCSTELNHFGYQFVQRVFEKHDRDRDGCLSPAELDSFFSVFPATPWGPQLPLEVCTEAGRLSLHGYLCQWTLVTYVDVRRCLEHLGYLGYPTLCEQDSQAHAISVTREKRLDQEKGQTQRNVLLCKVVGARGVGKSAFLQAFLGRSLGDTREPVEGRAVYAINTVQVNGQEKYLILCEVSADSLLATAPDATCDVACLVFDGSDPGSFAPCASVYKRHYMDGQTPCLFVSSKADLPEGISPPGLSPTEFCRRHRLPTPAPFSCVGPAKPSTAVFTRLAAMATFPHLVHGELHTTSFWLRVTLGAIGAAVTAVLSFSLYRALVKSR from the exons ATGAAGCGGGACGTGCGCATCTTGCTCCTGGGCGAGG CCCAGGTGGGAAAGACGTCGCTGATCCTGTCGCTCGTGGGCGAGGAGTTCCCCGCGGAG GTCCCTCCCCGCGCCGAGGAGATCACCATCCCCGCAGACGTCACCCCGGAGAGGGTGCCCACGCACATCGTGGACTACTCAG aAGCCGAGCAGACGCCGGAGGAGCTCCGGGACGAGATTCACAAG GCAGATGTGGTGTGTATGGTGTACGACGTGTCTGAGGAGGCCACCATTGAGAAG ATACGAACCAAGTGGATCCCATTGGTGAATGGGGAGACCAATAAAGATTCCAG AGTCCCCATCATCCTGGCAGGCAACAAGTCAGACCTGCGGCCGGGGGGCTCGATGGGGGCTGTGCTGCCCGTCATGAACCAGTTCCCTGAGATTGAGACATGTGTGCAG TGCTCTGCCAAGAACCTGAGGAACGTCTCGGAGCTGTTCTACTACGCGCAGAAAGCCGTGCTGCACCCCACAGCCCCGCTCTACGACCCGGAGGCCAAGCAG CTGAGGCCCGCATGTGTCCGAGCCCTCACGCGTATCTTCAGACTCTCGGACCAGGATTTGGACCAGGCGCTCAGTGATGAGGAGCTCAACGCCTTCCAG AAATCCTGCTTTGGGCACCCGCTGGCCCCTCAGGCCTTGGAGGATGTGAAGACAGTGGTGTACAAGAACGTGGCCGGAGGCGTGCGGGATGACCGGCTGACCCTGGACG GCTTTCTGTTCTTGAACACGCTCTTCATCCAGCGGGGCCGTCACGAGACCACGTGGACCATCCTACGGCGCTTTGGCTATGGGGACACGCTGGTGCTGACCCCGGACTACCTTGTCCCGCc GCTCCACGTGCCTCCCGGCTGCAGCACCGAGCTCAACCACTTTGGGTACCAGTTCGTGCAGAGGGTGTTTGAGAAGCATGACCGG GACCGCGATGGCTGCCTCTCGCCCGCAGAGCTGGACAGCTTCTTCAGCGTGTTCCCCGCTACCCCGTGGGGCCCCCAGCTGCCTCTCGAGGTCTGCACCGAGGCGGGCCGGCTGTCTTTGCATGGGTACCTCTGCCAGTGGAC CCTGGTGACCTACGTGGACGTCCGGCGTTGCCTCGAGCACCTTGGCTACTTGGGCTACCCCACGCTCTGCGAGCAGGACTCGCAGGCCCACGCCATCTCAG TCACTCGTGAGAAGAGGCTGGACCAGGAGAAGGGGCAGACGCAAAGGAACGTTCTCTTGTGCAAGGTGGTGGGGGCCCGCGGAGTGGGCAAGTCCGCATTCCTGCAGGCCTTTCTCGGCCGCAGCCTGGGG GACACCAGGGAGCCCGTGGAGGGACGAGCTGTCTATGCCATCAACACGGTGCAGGTCAACGGGCAGGAGAAGTACCTGATA CTGTGCGAGGTGAGTGCGGACAGCCTGCTGGCCACTGCGCCCGATGCCACCTGTGACGTGGCCTGCTTAGTGTTCGACGGCAGCGACCCTGGGTCCTTTGCACCATGCGCCAGTGTCTACAAG CGCCACTACATGGATGGGCAGACCCCTTGCCTCTTTGTCTCCTCTAAGGCCGACCTGCCCGAAGGCATCTCTCCGCCTGGCCTGTCACCCACAGAGTTCTGCCGCAGACACCGGTTGCCCACCCCGGCCCCGTTCTCGTGTGTGGGTCCAGCTAAGCCCAGCACTGCTGTGTTCACCCGGCTCGCCGCCATGGCCACTTTCCC ACACCTGGTCCACGGGGAGCTGCACACCACCTCCTTCTGGCTGCGGGTGACACTGGGGGCCATTGGGGCTGCTGTCACTGCTGTCCTCAGCTTCTCACTCTACAGGGCCCTGGTGAAGAGCCGGTGA
- the RHOT2 gene encoding mitochondrial Rho GTPase 2 isoform X3, whose protein sequence is MEAQVGKTSLILSLVGEEFPAEVPPRAEEITIPADVTPERVPTHIVDYSEAEQTPEELRDEIHKADVVCMVYDVSEEATIEKIRTKWIPLVNGETNKDSRVPIILAGNKSDLRPGGSMGAVLPVMNQFPEIETCVQCSAKNLRNVSELFYYAQKAVLHPTAPLYDPEAKQLRPACVRALTRIFRLSDQDLDQALSDEELNAFQKSCFGHPLAPQALEDVKTVVYKNVAGGVRDDRLTLDGFLFLNTLFIQRGRHETTWTILRRFGYGDTLVLTPDYLVPPLHVPPGCSTELNHFGYQFVQRVFEKHDRDRDGCLSPAELDSFFSVFPATPWGPQLPLEVCTEAGRLSLHGYLCQWTLVTYVDVRRCLEHLGYLGYPTLCEQDSQAHAISVTREKRLDQEKGQTQRNVLLCKVVGARGVGKSAFLQAFLGRSLGDTREPVEGRAVYAINTVQVNGQEKYLILCEVSADSLLATAPDATCDVACLVFDGSDPGSFAPCASVYKRHYMDGQTPCLFVSSKADLPEGISPPGLSPTEFCRRHRLPTPAPFSCVGPAKPSTAVFTRLAAMATFPHLVHGELHTTSFWLRVTLGAIGAAVTAVLSFSLYRALVKSR, encoded by the exons CCCAGGTGGGAAAGACGTCGCTGATCCTGTCGCTCGTGGGCGAGGAGTTCCCCGCGGAG GTCCCTCCCCGCGCCGAGGAGATCACCATCCCCGCAGACGTCACCCCGGAGAGGGTGCCCACGCACATCGTGGACTACTCAG aAGCCGAGCAGACGCCGGAGGAGCTCCGGGACGAGATTCACAAG GCAGATGTGGTGTGTATGGTGTACGACGTGTCTGAGGAGGCCACCATTGAGAAG ATACGAACCAAGTGGATCCCATTGGTGAATGGGGAGACCAATAAAGATTCCAG AGTCCCCATCATCCTGGCAGGCAACAAGTCAGACCTGCGGCCGGGGGGCTCGATGGGGGCTGTGCTGCCCGTCATGAACCAGTTCCCTGAGATTGAGACATGTGTGCAG TGCTCTGCCAAGAACCTGAGGAACGTCTCGGAGCTGTTCTACTACGCGCAGAAAGCCGTGCTGCACCCCACAGCCCCGCTCTACGACCCGGAGGCCAAGCAG CTGAGGCCCGCATGTGTCCGAGCCCTCACGCGTATCTTCAGACTCTCGGACCAGGATTTGGACCAGGCGCTCAGTGATGAGGAGCTCAACGCCTTCCAG AAATCCTGCTTTGGGCACCCGCTGGCCCCTCAGGCCTTGGAGGATGTGAAGACAGTGGTGTACAAGAACGTGGCCGGAGGCGTGCGGGATGACCGGCTGACCCTGGACG GCTTTCTGTTCTTGAACACGCTCTTCATCCAGCGGGGCCGTCACGAGACCACGTGGACCATCCTACGGCGCTTTGGCTATGGGGACACGCTGGTGCTGACCCCGGACTACCTTGTCCCGCc GCTCCACGTGCCTCCCGGCTGCAGCACCGAGCTCAACCACTTTGGGTACCAGTTCGTGCAGAGGGTGTTTGAGAAGCATGACCGG GACCGCGATGGCTGCCTCTCGCCCGCAGAGCTGGACAGCTTCTTCAGCGTGTTCCCCGCTACCCCGTGGGGCCCCCAGCTGCCTCTCGAGGTCTGCACCGAGGCGGGCCGGCTGTCTTTGCATGGGTACCTCTGCCAGTGGAC CCTGGTGACCTACGTGGACGTCCGGCGTTGCCTCGAGCACCTTGGCTACTTGGGCTACCCCACGCTCTGCGAGCAGGACTCGCAGGCCCACGCCATCTCAG TCACTCGTGAGAAGAGGCTGGACCAGGAGAAGGGGCAGACGCAAAGGAACGTTCTCTTGTGCAAGGTGGTGGGGGCCCGCGGAGTGGGCAAGTCCGCATTCCTGCAGGCCTTTCTCGGCCGCAGCCTGGGG GACACCAGGGAGCCCGTGGAGGGACGAGCTGTCTATGCCATCAACACGGTGCAGGTCAACGGGCAGGAGAAGTACCTGATA CTGTGCGAGGTGAGTGCGGACAGCCTGCTGGCCACTGCGCCCGATGCCACCTGTGACGTGGCCTGCTTAGTGTTCGACGGCAGCGACCCTGGGTCCTTTGCACCATGCGCCAGTGTCTACAAG CGCCACTACATGGATGGGCAGACCCCTTGCCTCTTTGTCTCCTCTAAGGCCGACCTGCCCGAAGGCATCTCTCCGCCTGGCCTGTCACCCACAGAGTTCTGCCGCAGACACCGGTTGCCCACCCCGGCCCCGTTCTCGTGTGTGGGTCCAGCTAAGCCCAGCACTGCTGTGTTCACCCGGCTCGCCGCCATGGCCACTTTCCC ACACCTGGTCCACGGGGAGCTGCACACCACCTCCTTCTGGCTGCGGGTGACACTGGGGGCCATTGGGGCTGCTGTCACTGCTGTCCTCAGCTTCTCACTCTACAGGGCCCTGGTGAAGAGCCGGTGA
- the RHOT2 gene encoding mitochondrial Rho GTPase 2 isoform X1 produces MVYDVSEEATIEKIRTKWIPLVNGETNKDSRVPIILAGNKSDLRPGGSMGAVLPVMNQFPEIETCVQCSAKNLRNVSELFYYAQKAVLHPTAPLYDPEAKQLRPACVRALTRIFRLSDQDLDQALSDEELNAFQKSCFGHPLAPQALEDVKTVVYKNVAGGVRDDRLTLDGFLFLNTLFIQRGRHETTWTILRRFGYGDTLVLTPDYLVPPLHVPPGCSTELNHFGYQFVQRVFEKHDRDRDGCLSPAELDSFFSVFPATPWGPQLPLEVCTEAGRLSLHGYLCQWTLVTYVDVRRCLEHLGYLGYPTLCEQDSQAHAISVTREKRLDQEKGQTQRNVLLCKVVGARGVGKSAFLQAFLGRSLGDTREPVEGRAVYAINTVQVNGQEKYLILCEVSADSLLATAPDATCDVACLVFDGSDPGSFAPCASVYKRHYMDGQTPCLFVSSKADLPEGISPPGLSPTEFCRRHRLPTPAPFSCVGPAKPSTAVFTRLAAMATFPHLVHGELHTTSFWLRVTLGAIGAAVTAVLSFSLYRALVKSR; encoded by the exons ATGGTGTACGACGTGTCTGAGGAGGCCACCATTGAGAAG ATACGAACCAAGTGGATCCCATTGGTGAATGGGGAGACCAATAAAGATTCCAG AGTCCCCATCATCCTGGCAGGCAACAAGTCAGACCTGCGGCCGGGGGGCTCGATGGGGGCTGTGCTGCCCGTCATGAACCAGTTCCCTGAGATTGAGACATGTGTGCAG TGCTCTGCCAAGAACCTGAGGAACGTCTCGGAGCTGTTCTACTACGCGCAGAAAGCCGTGCTGCACCCCACAGCCCCGCTCTACGACCCGGAGGCCAAGCAG CTGAGGCCCGCATGTGTCCGAGCCCTCACGCGTATCTTCAGACTCTCGGACCAGGATTTGGACCAGGCGCTCAGTGATGAGGAGCTCAACGCCTTCCAG AAATCCTGCTTTGGGCACCCGCTGGCCCCTCAGGCCTTGGAGGATGTGAAGACAGTGGTGTACAAGAACGTGGCCGGAGGCGTGCGGGATGACCGGCTGACCCTGGACG GCTTTCTGTTCTTGAACACGCTCTTCATCCAGCGGGGCCGTCACGAGACCACGTGGACCATCCTACGGCGCTTTGGCTATGGGGACACGCTGGTGCTGACCCCGGACTACCTTGTCCCGCc GCTCCACGTGCCTCCCGGCTGCAGCACCGAGCTCAACCACTTTGGGTACCAGTTCGTGCAGAGGGTGTTTGAGAAGCATGACCGG GACCGCGATGGCTGCCTCTCGCCCGCAGAGCTGGACAGCTTCTTCAGCGTGTTCCCCGCTACCCCGTGGGGCCCCCAGCTGCCTCTCGAGGTCTGCACCGAGGCGGGCCGGCTGTCTTTGCATGGGTACCTCTGCCAGTGGAC CCTGGTGACCTACGTGGACGTCCGGCGTTGCCTCGAGCACCTTGGCTACTTGGGCTACCCCACGCTCTGCGAGCAGGACTCGCAGGCCCACGCCATCTCAG TCACTCGTGAGAAGAGGCTGGACCAGGAGAAGGGGCAGACGCAAAGGAACGTTCTCTTGTGCAAGGTGGTGGGGGCCCGCGGAGTGGGCAAGTCCGCATTCCTGCAGGCCTTTCTCGGCCGCAGCCTGGGG GACACCAGGGAGCCCGTGGAGGGACGAGCTGTCTATGCCATCAACACGGTGCAGGTCAACGGGCAGGAGAAGTACCTGATA CTGTGCGAGGTGAGTGCGGACAGCCTGCTGGCCACTGCGCCCGATGCCACCTGTGACGTGGCCTGCTTAGTGTTCGACGGCAGCGACCCTGGGTCCTTTGCACCATGCGCCAGTGTCTACAAG CGCCACTACATGGATGGGCAGACCCCTTGCCTCTTTGTCTCCTCTAAGGCCGACCTGCCCGAAGGCATCTCTCCGCCTGGCCTGTCACCCACAGAGTTCTGCCGCAGACACCGGTTGCCCACCCCGGCCCCGTTCTCGTGTGTGGGTCCAGCTAAGCCCAGCACTGCTGTGTTCACCCGGCTCGCCGCCATGGCCACTTTCCC ACACCTGGTCCACGGGGAGCTGCACACCACCTCCTTCTGGCTGCGGGTGACACTGGGGGCCATTGGGGCTGCTGTCACTGCTGTCCTCAGCTTCTCACTCTACAGGGCCCTGGTGAAGAGCCGGTGA